The genomic window GTAAAAACGGGAGCGCCCCGGTGTGCCCCCTTCTCCGTCTACTTCGCCTTGACCATTTCCACCTCGATGTTGATGACGACCTCATCGCCTACCGCAACGCCACCGGCCTCGAGCATCTTGTTCCAGACCAGCCCGTAATCCTTCCTGTTGATCGTCGCCGTTGCCGAGGCCCCTCTTCGGATGTTGCCCATCGGGTCCCTGATCTCACCGCTGAGCCCTTCCACCTGCAGCACAACCGGCTTGGTGACGCCATGCAGGGTCAGGTTTCCCGCGACCTTGAACGTGCCGCCGGCTCCCTTCATGACGCCGGTGGACACGAAGGTCATGGTCGGATATTTCGCCACATCGAGAAAATCAGGGCTTTTGAGGTGGGCATCCCTTTTGGCAACCCCGGTATCGATCGAGGTCGTATCTATGGTCACCGTGGTTGAAGACTTTGTGATGTCCTTGTCGTCAACGTTGACCACGCCTGCAACCTTGCCGAAGCCCCCCTTGACGTTTGATACCATCAGGTGCCGCACTTTGAAGCCGACGTTGGTATGTTCCGGATCGATGTTCCACGTAGACGCGATGGCAAATACCGGTGCCATGATGAGAAACGCTGCGGTAAAGAATCCCGCCACCCTTGTCATAGCTGTTTTATGCATTGGTTCCTCCTCTTGAACGAACTGACGTTTAGACACAATGGAAAGAATACCATTTCGATCCTATTTGTCCAAATGAAAGAGAAGTGAGAGAGTGGCTCTGAAGAGAAAGCTGGGGAGCGATCTGGCGGGGAGATGAAACTGGCTTAGCTGCGTCTGGTTACGGCTTCGGCGGCGATCAGGCGGTGCCGGCCCTTCTTTCCTCGCCGCTGTACGTCGTGTTGCGCTGTGCGCGCACGGGGTCGACACCGATGCGGACCCATCCGGATTTACGCCGGAACCGGGTTATGGCGCCGCTCTTGATCAGGGGCTCCAGCATGAAGTCTTTTACGTAGTCGTACCTGTCGTCGTTGTAGCTCACCTGAATGAGCATAACGTCCTCCCATGTGGGGAAAAGTCTGTCGTCGTTTCGCGATGCGCGCTGTGAGAAATCCTGACCGTGCCACGGGAACTTTTAACATGGATTGGTAAAAAAGTCCAAATTTTACCGTATCAGGATTAACGCAGGTGCACCGATGACTGCCCCACCAGAAACGACAGCAGGGGAAGATCATTGATCTTCCCCTGCTTTGTATCGGAGTTGCCCCCACAACCTTAAAGAAAAAGGCTTCTATTCTCCCAGGTAGGTGTAGGCCTGCAGCGTCTTGTCGAGAAGCTCGAGGAAATGGCTGCTCTCCTCGATGGAGACCTTCTGCAGCGAGACATCCTTCTCCAGGTTGTTTCTCACCCGCTTCAGGATCTCCTGCGCGTCGTACTGCACGTACTTCAGGCTCTCCCAGGTCGCGTCGCCGGTGATGACCGTATCGATCTTGTAGTTGGTCTTCTTGTTGAAGGTGATGTGCACCGCGTTGGTGTCACCGAACAGGTTGTGCATATCGCCCAGGATCTCCTGGTAGGCGCCGATCAGGAAGAAGCCGATGTAGTACTGCTCGTCCCCCTTGATCTTATGCAGCGGCAGCGCCTTGGTCCTGCCGTTTTCGCCCACGAAGCTGGTGATCTCGCCGTCGGAATCGCAGGTGATATCCGCGATGGACGCGAGGACGTCCGGCTTCTCGTCCAGGCGCTGGATCGGCACGATCGGGAAGAGCTGATCGATGGCCCAGGAGTCCGGGATGGACTGGAACAGCGAGAAGTTGGCGAAGTAGGTCTGCCTCAGGCTCAGCTGGAAGTTCTGCAGCTCGTCCGGGATCGGCTTCATCTTTTCGACGATGGAGTTGATTTTCCTGATGATCTTCGAGTAGATCCACTCCGCGTTGGCCCGCTCGGCCATGTTTAGGTAGCCGAGGTTGAAGAGGCTCACCGACTCCTGGATCAGCTGGATGGTGTCGTGGTAATCCTCGCGCAGGGAGTGCTTGTCGATGCTCTTGTAGATGTCGACCAGCTTCTTGACCGTAGGAGAGAGTTTCTCCGTCTCGGTCAGGATGAACTCGAAGTCCGGCATGAGCGTCTGGGTGTTGTTGTTCAAAACGTCGGTGATCAGCACCGAGTAGTGCGCGACCGTCGCGCGCCCCGACTCGGAGATGATGTTCGGGCAGGGAACACCGGCATCTTCACAGATGTTCTTCACCTGGTAGATGACGTCGTTCGCATACTCCTCGAGCGAGTAGTTCACGCTGGAGAAGTAGCTCGATTTGGAGCCGTCGTAATCGACCCCGAGACCGCCACCGATATCGAGGAACTCGAGATCGACGCCGAGCTTCCTCATTTCGGCGTAGATCCTTGTCCCCTCGATGAGGGCGTTCTTGATCTTGTCGATCTTGGTGATCTGGCTCCCGACGTGGAAGTGCAGGAGCTTCACCGTGTTCAGCATGTCGTTTTCACGGAGCATGTCGATCGCGGCGATGATCTCGGAGATGCGCAGGCCGAACTTCGCGTCCTCGCCGCCGGAGGTGGACCACTTGCCGATCCCCTTGGAGGAGAGCTTGACGCGGATGCCGAGCTTCGGGGTGATCCCGGTGCGTTTAGCCACCTCGACTATCTTCTCCAGTTCGAAGAGCTTCTCCACCACGATGGTGATGTCGTAGCCCACGCGGGTGGCGAAGAGGACCGTCTCGATGAACTCGGTGTCCTTGTAACCGTTGCAGATGATTGGGAGGTTGCTGCCGGTCACCATGGAGATGGCGGCGACGAGCTCCGGTTTGGAACCTACCTCAAGGCCTATGTTGTACTTCTTGCCGAAGTTCGCGATAGCCTCAACC from Geomonas ferrireducens includes these protein-coding regions:
- a CDS encoding YceI family protein, whose product is MTRVAGFFTAAFLIMAPVFAIASTWNIDPEHTNVGFKVRHLMVSNVKGGFGKVAGVVNVDDKDITKSSTTVTIDTTSIDTGVAKRDAHLKSPDFLDVAKYPTMTFVSTGVMKGAGGTFKVAGNLTLHGVTKPVVLQVEGLSGEIRDPMGNIRRGASATATINRKDYGLVWNKMLEAGGVAVGDEVVINIEVEMVKAK
- a CDS encoding GSU3473 family protein, which produces MLIQVSYNDDRYDYVKDFMLEPLIKSGAITRFRRKSGWVRIGVDPVRAQRNTTYSGEERRAGTA
- the speA gene encoding biosynthetic arginine decarboxylase, translating into MAKWTINDSSKTYNIDNWGAELFSVNKKGNVCVHPTPNSKYSIDLKVLVDDLIKRKIKPPILLRFMNILEGRIASISRVFKNAIHDNNYPARYQTFYPIKVNQQRQVVEAIANFGKKYNIGLEVGSKPELVAAISMVTGSNLPIICNGYKDTEFIETVLFATRVGYDITIVVEKLFELEKIVEVAKRTGITPKLGIRVKLSSKGIGKWSTSGGEDAKFGLRISEIIAAIDMLRENDMLNTVKLLHFHVGSQITKIDKIKNALIEGTRIYAEMRKLGVDLEFLDIGGGLGVDYDGSKSSYFSSVNYSLEEYANDVIYQVKNICEDAGVPCPNIISESGRATVAHYSVLITDVLNNNTQTLMPDFEFILTETEKLSPTVKKLVDIYKSIDKHSLREDYHDTIQLIQESVSLFNLGYLNMAERANAEWIYSKIIRKINSIVEKMKPIPDELQNFQLSLRQTYFANFSLFQSIPDSWAIDQLFPIVPIQRLDEKPDVLASIADITCDSDGEITSFVGENGRTKALPLHKIKGDEQYYIGFFLIGAYQEILGDMHNLFGDTNAVHITFNKKTNYKIDTVITGDATWESLKYVQYDAQEILKRVRNNLEKDVSLQKVSIEESSHFLELLDKTLQAYTYLGE